A region from the Nitrospirota bacterium genome encodes:
- a CDS encoding NADH:flavin oxidoreductase encodes MSNDGLLFEPFTLAGLTLRNRLVRSATFEKRADEDGRATDAILRLYEELAEGGVGLIITGSALVHPSGRALRRMLSIHSNIFIDGLARLAEGVHRKGGLVAVQLGHGGRQCPPLMLGGAEPLAPSAVYDPSTKATPRAMTDREIWDMVDAFGEAAWRARAAGFDAVQVHGAHGYLVSSFLSPHTNRRDDYWGGDEQRRFHFVEEVFTAVRSAVGREFPVLIKLNADDLLPGGLKPPESVRIALGLEAMGLDAVEVSGGMRESKVTALREGIKSPHEEAYFRKESRLFKEDLSIPVILTGGMRTRAVMEDVLAKGEADLIGMSRPLIREPRLPAEMAASGKDADCISCNKCTRFSRISEVKCLEAERARPPE; translated from the coding sequence ATGTCTAACGACGGCCTCCTCTTCGAGCCTTTCACCCTGGCCGGCCTCACGCTCCGCAACCGCCTGGTGCGCTCGGCCACCTTCGAGAAACGGGCGGACGAGGACGGGCGGGCCACGGATGCCATCCTCAGGCTCTACGAAGAGCTGGCCGAAGGCGGCGTGGGGCTCATCATAACCGGGAGCGCGCTGGTGCACCCCTCGGGGCGGGCCCTCCGGCGCATGCTGTCCATCCACAGCAATATCTTCATCGACGGGCTGGCCCGGCTGGCCGAAGGCGTGCACCGCAAGGGCGGGCTGGTGGCCGTTCAGCTCGGCCACGGGGGCCGGCAGTGCCCGCCCCTGATGCTCGGGGGGGCAGAGCCCCTGGCGCCCTCGGCGGTCTACGACCCTTCCACGAAGGCCACCCCCCGGGCCATGACGGACAGGGAGATATGGGACATGGTGGACGCCTTCGGCGAGGCGGCCTGGCGGGCCAGGGCCGCGGGGTTCGACGCGGTGCAGGTCCACGGAGCCCACGGCTACCTGGTGAGCAGCTTCCTCTCCCCCCACACCAACCGGCGGGACGACTACTGGGGCGGGGACGAGCAGAGGCGGTTCCATTTCGTGGAGGAGGTCTTCACGGCGGTCAGGAGCGCCGTGGGCCGCGAGTTTCCCGTCCTCATCAAGCTTAACGCCGACGACCTGCTTCCCGGAGGGCTCAAGCCCCCCGAGAGCGTCCGCATAGCCCTCGGCCTGGAGGCCATGGGCCTGGATGCCGTGGAGGTCAGCGGAGGCATGCGCGAGTCCAAGGTCACCGCGCTGCGCGAGGGCATCAAGAGCCCCCATGAGGAGGCCTACTTCCGGAAGGAAAGCAGGCTCTTCAAGGAAGACCTCTCCATCCCGGTCATCCTCACCGGCGGGATGCGCACCAGGGCCGTCATGGAAGACGTCCTGGCCAAGGGCGAGGCCGACCTCATCGGCATGTCCCGCCCCCTCATCCGCGAGCCCCGCCTCCCGGCGGAGATGGCGGCCTCCGGAAAGGATGCCGACTGCATTTCGTGCAACAAGTGCACGCGCTTCTCCCGCATCTCCGAGGTCAAGTGCCTGGAGGCGGAGCGGGCCAGGCCCCCGGAGTGA